In Manduca sexta isolate Smith_Timp_Sample1 chromosome 23, JHU_Msex_v1.0, whole genome shotgun sequence, one DNA window encodes the following:
- the LOC119190332 gene encoding inactive peptidyl-prolyl cis-trans isomerase shutdown-like isoform X1, which produces MDRSPSITLETGLDLRQVTSTGSILHISQNEDDFLCTEPEENKFIPIDFTFGEPVNNFELFEKSLTAVDNNGYVKKKVLEEGGGLPFYEGQTVTVMFAGYWENELEPFDSTAVNKPMHVDLNDNGLLPGLQIAIKSMLVGETSVFLLSYKVMYGEMGIPPRIKPKSDCVFYLKAVKCIITPKEGLLNISERNMFHRVHDEVRMLYSSGYTLYKISNYYGAVKLFNKAVNMLHKCRLADEKEEEKQEKLLKKLYLNIAICSNKIKKPLKTCIACNELNRLNNLWNNAKALLQNARALRMIGEFDEAEKSLRDH; this is translated from the exons ATGGATAGGTCACCATCAATTACTTTAGAAACCGGCTTAGATTTGAG GCAGGTTACCTCTACGGGATCAATACTCCATATAAGTCAAAATGAGGATGATTTTTTATGTACAGAACCAGAAGAGAATAAATTTATACCTATTGACTTTACTTTTGGAGAGcctgtaaataattttgaactttttgaaaaatctttaacCGCTGTTGATAATAATGGATATGTTAAGAAGAAAGTTTTAGAAGAGGGAGGAGGACTACCTTTCTATGAAGGTCAAACTGTTACAGTTATGTTTGCAGGATATTGGGAAAATGAATTAGAACCTTTTGACTCTACTGCTGTGAATAAGCCTatg caTGTGGACCTAAATGATAATGGTTTATTGCCTGGACTCCAGATAGCTATCAAGTCCATGTTAGTTGGAGAAACATCTGTGTTCCTTCTTTCATACAAGGTTATGTATGGTGAGATGGGTATACCGCCTAGAATAAAACCAAAATCTGACTGTGTGTTCTACCTAAAGGcagtaaaatgtattattacacCAAAAGAagg tctattaaatatttcagaGCGAAATATGTTCCATCGGGTTCATGATGAAGTCAGAATGCTCTATAGTTCTGGGTATACATTGTACAAAATATCAAACTATTATGGAGCTGTTAAATTGTTTAACAAAGCTGTTAACATGCTTCATAAATGTCGGCTGGCTGATGAGAAAGAAGAGGAGAAACAGGAAAAATTActcaaaaaattataccttaaCATAGCTAtatgtagtaataaaattaagaaaccTTTGAAAACTTGTATAGCCTGTAATGAATTGAATAGACTTAACAATCTCTGGAACAATGCTAAGGCTCTATTGCAGAATGCTAGGGCTCTAAGAATGATAGGAGAATTTGATGAAGCTGAGAAAAGCTTAAGAGATCACTAA
- the LOC119190332 gene encoding inactive peptidyl-prolyl cis-trans isomerase shutdown-like isoform X2 — protein MDRSPSITLETGLDLRQVTSTGSILHISQNEDDFLCTEPEENKFIPIDFTFGEPVNNFELFEKSLTAVDNNGYVKKKVLEEGGGLPFYEGQTVTVMFAGYWENELEPFDSTAVNKPMHVDLNDNGLLPGLQIAIKSMLVGETSVFLLSYKVMYGEMGIPPRIKPKSDCVFYLKAVKCIITPKEGAKYVPSGS, from the exons ATGGATAGGTCACCATCAATTACTTTAGAAACCGGCTTAGATTTGAG GCAGGTTACCTCTACGGGATCAATACTCCATATAAGTCAAAATGAGGATGATTTTTTATGTACAGAACCAGAAGAGAATAAATTTATACCTATTGACTTTACTTTTGGAGAGcctgtaaataattttgaactttttgaaaaatctttaacCGCTGTTGATAATAATGGATATGTTAAGAAGAAAGTTTTAGAAGAGGGAGGAGGACTACCTTTCTATGAAGGTCAAACTGTTACAGTTATGTTTGCAGGATATTGGGAAAATGAATTAGAACCTTTTGACTCTACTGCTGTGAATAAGCCTatg caTGTGGACCTAAATGATAATGGTTTATTGCCTGGACTCCAGATAGCTATCAAGTCCATGTTAGTTGGAGAAACATCTGTGTTCCTTCTTTCATACAAGGTTATGTATGGTGAGATGGGTATACCGCCTAGAATAAAACCAAAATCTGACTGTGTGTTCTACCTAAAGGcagtaaaatgtattattacacCAAAAGAagg aGCGAAATATGTTCCATCGGGTTCATGA